From Actinomycetota bacterium:
CAGCGGTCCCGGGCGTTCTACACCGAGCTGCTCGGCTTCCAGATCGCCATGGACACGCCGCCGCCGGCCGACGACCCCCACCACGACCTGGCCACCGACCTGCTGCAGGACGGCATCGTCATGATCAACGGCGACCTGCTGCTCGGGCTGCGCCCGGTGGAC
This genomic window contains:
- a CDS encoding VOC family protein, coding for MAVPLSLGPIHHLRLTVTDVQRSRAFYTELLGFQIAMDTPPPADDPHHDLATDLLQDGIVMINGDLLLGLRPVD